The Gemmatimonadaceae bacterium genomic sequence GGCGAGCACCTCAGATGTGCTACGCCGCGACCAGCCGGGGGAAGGCCTTTCTCATTTCAACTTGGATGTGATCAGTTACTCAGCCCGCACGCCGGCGAGCGCTCAGCGCCCCGACAGGAGACGATCCAAGAGCGACGCGGGCGCACTGAGCCGCCCCGCCTGCGCTTCGTCGAGCAGCGCATCAAGCCGCATCTGCACGCGGCCGAGCATGGCGCGATAGCGCCGCTTGATGCCGCGCCAGGTGAGCCAGGTGCCGCCGGCGGCGAGCACGCTCAGGAGCCCCACGGTCGCCAGGGCGAACGTGGGCACGACGAGTGAGAACACGAGTGCCGGGACGGCTACCGCCACGACGAGCAGCCAGAGTAGCGCGCCGACGATCAGCACCGTCGTGCGCTCCATCGAGCGGGCGCCCGAGAGGACGGCGTCGAAGCGCAGCACCGACTTGGTCGCATCGACGGGCGTGGCACTCACGACCAGCGAATCCACGCGCACCAGATCGAAGCGGCGGCCGCCCACGCCCATGGCGCGAAAGATGTTGCCCAGCGGATCGCGGCGGGGCTCGAGCATCAACCGATCGCCGGTGCGGCGCACCGGCAGCAGGAGTTCGCCACGCGGCATCACCGCCTCGAGCCGCGTCAGCAGCTCGCCCGGCGCACCGGGGACCACGCGCTGCGCTCCGACGAACGCCTCGCCCAGCGCGTCGAGCATCGGGCCACGCTCCGGCGTGGTCATCGGCAGCTGCGCCCGCTCCTCGGCCATCGCCTGGCGCACGTGATGGACGTCGAGGCCGACCTCCTGCGCGATCTCGAGCAGGCGCGCCTCGCTGATCGTGTCGCTCGGGTCACCCGGCGTGTTCGCCTGCAACTCGCTCGCGCGCGCCAACACGCGCTCGAGTGCCACACGCGAAAGGGAATCGTCGGCCATGCTCAAATACCGCCCAGAATCAGATCCAGTTGCTTGGCGAGCGCGTCGCGCAGCGCCGTCGGCAGAGAGAAGGTCTGCGCAAAGAGCGCGGCGGCATCGGCGTTCGCCGACACCCGCACCCCCACCTGCGTGAGATAATAGCGCTGATAGCCCGGGCGAAGCTCCGGCGCGACCCGCTCCAGCAGCATCGCCCCCGCCAGCACCTGGGCGAGGCTCGTGTAGCGCGCGGCGGCCCCGCTGCGCGTTTCGGCCGGCGTGACATTGTCGCTCACCACCGGCCCCACCATCGTGCCGGTGATCTCGTGGGCGAACACGTACAGCGCCTGCGCCGCATCCTCCGCACGGGCGGGGAAGGGCACGGCGATCATCGTGCGCGATGGCGCGTTCGTGGTCGCGGCCGTGGTGGTCGTGCGCCCTTCGGCGCCAATGGGCAAGGAGAGCACGAGCTCCCCCTGCCGCTGCCCCGAGTTGGTCAAAAACCGCTCGAAGCGCGGCGCCTGCTGCTGCCACAGGCGATCCACCGCGTCCACCACATCGCGCCGTGCGGTCGCCACACGCGCCGCCTCGGCATCGAACCAGCGCATCCGTTCGTCGGTGAGGGCAGCGAGGAAAAGGCGGAGCCACTCGCGATCACTGCCGGTGCGGAACACCGCGGCCAGCGGCACCAGCTCCTGCTGCGCCTCGCGCGACGGGGCGCGATTGAGATCGCCCTTCACCTGCCCGAACAGCTCGGCGCTGCGGCGCAGCGCGTCCCAGCTCGCGTACTCGAACGGCACGAACTGCGCGCTGGTGTAGCCACCGCCTTTGCCCAGCCCCTCCACCAGCGCCGCCTGATTGCCGTCGAGCGCGCTGAGCACATTGGCCCGCCGTCGCACCGCGCTCACCGAGTCGCGATAGCCACGCAGGTACAGCGGTACGGTGGGCGCCTGCGCGCTGTCATTGCTCAGCAGCGCGAACCCATGCAGCCAGAGATCGAGGTGGGGGAGGGTGCGCACCGTCCAGCGCACCGTGCGTGGGGCCGTACCGACGACTTGCGCGAGCGCCGGGTGGGCCAGCACGGGGGTGAGCCCCAGCAGGAGGCTGAGGACGGCAGCACGAGAAGACAAAAGGGCACGCGATGATCGCATGCCCTCAATACACATGGAACCCGTTGGCGGATTCAACCGACGCGGTCGTTACGCCTCGTCTTTCCGGCCGCAGGTGACGCAATGCTTCCACCCCACCTCGAGCTCGGTGCTGCAGGCCGGGCACTGCTTCTTGGAGAGATCCATCCCGCAATGCGGGCAGTAGGTGATTTTCCGCCCCTGGGGCAGGCGGCTGTCGCAGTAGCGGCACGTCACCGCCACCGGCGTGATCACCCCGCTGGCAACCGAAAAGCCGCTGGGCATGGGAAACACCTCCACCGACACCGGCGTCGCCGAGCGGCTGGGCGTGATGCTGGTCGAGACCAGCTGGAGCTGCGTCGTGGCCCACGCGCGGACGAGCGAAATCGACGGCGAGGGGAGGAGCAGCGCCTTGCGCGCCGCCTCCTGCAGTGCCGCTTCCGTGGCCACGTAGCCCCGTTCCCCGGCGATCAGGCGCAGCATCGACGACTCGAACGCATCCGGACCGGCGTTCGCCATCTCCCGGCGCACCTCCCGGAAGGGAAGGAGGCGCTCCTCGAGGTCGGTCAGCGTGAACCCTTGGCTCAGCAGGTGCGGATACTGGGTCCGTACGGTGCGCGAGAGTCGGAACGCGAGCCGATCGAGGTCGTCCAGGGAGCGGGAAACGACGGTCACTTGTCGAG encodes the following:
- a CDS encoding zinc ribbon domain-containing protein produces the protein MTVVSRSLDDLDRLAFRLSRTVRTQYPHLLSQGFTLTDLEERLLPFREVRREMANAGPDAFESSMLRLIAGERGYVATEAALQEAARKALLLPSPSISLVRAWATTQLQLVSTSITPSRSATPVSVEVFPMPSGFSVASGVITPVAVTCRYCDSRLPQGRKITYCPHCGMDLSKKQCPACSTELEVGWKHCVTCGRKDEA